A DNA window from Gillisia sp. Hel1_33_143 contains the following coding sequences:
- a CDS encoding thioredoxin family protein: MSLTPSTMLPLGTKAPNFKLYDVISQNSLSLEQLRGENGTMIMFICNHCPFVKHVNDEIVRVANDYRVHGFSFIAIMSNDTVAYPEDDPKLMVENARKYNYSFPYLFDETQEVAKEYDAACTPDFFLFDQDLELIYRGQLDDSRPGNGISLNGRSIREALDAIINNRKVSMLQKPSVGCSIKWKK; encoded by the coding sequence ATGTCTCTCACTCCATCTACCATGCTCCCATTAGGTACAAAGGCTCCAAATTTTAAGCTTTATGATGTAATAAGTCAGAATAGTTTAAGTCTAGAACAACTTCGAGGAGAAAATGGAACCATGATAATGTTCATTTGTAATCATTGCCCTTTTGTAAAACATGTTAATGATGAAATTGTAAGAGTTGCCAATGATTATCGCGTTCACGGTTTTAGTTTTATTGCCATTATGAGTAATGATACTGTAGCCTATCCTGAAGACGATCCTAAATTAATGGTAGAAAATGCCAGAAAGTATAATTACTCTTTTCCATATCTCTTTGATGAAACGCAAGAAGTTGCCAAGGAGTATGATGCTGCTTGCACCCCAGATTTTTTTCTTTTTGATCAGGATCTAGAATTGATCTATCGCGGACAATTAGATGACTCAAGACCAGGCAATGGGATCTCATTAAATGGACGAAGCATACGAGAAGCTTTAGATGCAATTATAAATAACAGAAAGGTTTCTATGCTACAGAAGCCCAGTGTTGGATGTTCCATAAAGTGGAAAAAATAA
- a CDS encoding DUF962 domain-containing protein, producing the protein MKRLNEWFEEYSVSHQNQTNQYIHYICVPAIFLSIAGLFMCIPVYFLEDLLKGDHPVFENWALVVFIFVLIFYFSLSVKMGLMMAVFGFLCLVINYLISLIAPLWIVSLTIFVLAWIGQFYGHKIEGKKPSFLKDLQFLLIGPAWVLYKLFK; encoded by the coding sequence ATGAAGCGTTTAAATGAATGGTTTGAAGAATATTCTGTAAGTCATCAAAATCAAACCAATCAATACATTCATTATATATGCGTGCCGGCAATATTCCTTTCTATCGCTGGTTTATTTATGTGTATACCTGTCTATTTTTTGGAAGATCTTTTAAAAGGTGATCACCCAGTATTTGAAAATTGGGCATTGGTTGTTTTTATATTTGTACTCATCTTTTATTTTAGCCTCTCTGTAAAAATGGGGTTAATGATGGCTGTTTTTGGATTTCTATGTTTGGTAATTAATTATCTTATTTCACTTATAGCCCCGTTATGGATTGTTTCACTTACAATTTTTGTTCTTGCATGGATAGGACAGTTCTACGGACATAAAATTGAAGGTAAGAAGCCATCCTTCTTAAAAGATCTTCAGTTCTTATTAATTGGTCCGGCGTGGGTACTTTATAAATTATTTAAATAG
- a CDS encoding tRNA-binding protein, whose translation MEINWNDFEKVEMRVGTIISAEVFHKAKKPAYILKIDFGDELGMKRSSAQITTRYTISDLEGKQIIAVVNFPKKQIANIMSECLVLGAVGPNNDIVLLNPDHKVENGLRVG comes from the coding sequence ATGGAAATAAACTGGAACGATTTTGAAAAAGTGGAGATGCGAGTAGGAACTATCATTAGTGCAGAAGTATTTCATAAAGCTAAAAAGCCAGCCTATATTCTCAAAATAGATTTTGGCGATGAATTGGGGATGAAGCGATCTTCGGCACAGATCACCACGAGATATACTATTTCAGATCTTGAAGGAAAACAAATAATAGCAGTGGTTAATTTTCCTAAAAAGCAGATAGCAAATATTATGAGCGAATGCCTGGTACTAGGAGCTGTAGGTCCAAATAATGATATTGTTCTACTCAATCCAGATCACAAAGTGGAAAATGGATTAAGAGTAGGTTAG
- a CDS encoding potassium channel family protein, whose product MKYIVIGLGNFGSSLAEKLTKMGNEVIGVDLKMDKVEALKDKITHAICLDSTDINAVSHLPLKDTDIVIVAIGEDKGALIMTTALMKQLKVKRLISRAVTPLQQMVLQAMGVDEIIHPEEETAERWAKKLNLHGVVDSFELTGHFSIVEIKVPKRYEGKTLQEIGLRRAYNIIVLTTIRMIPNENMLGVTTQESEVQGVASSETVLHPDDIMVLYGKNSDIKKLLLENKADN is encoded by the coding sequence ATGAAGTATATAGTAATTGGACTCGGAAATTTTGGCTCATCCCTTGCTGAAAAGCTTACAAAAATGGGAAATGAAGTTATAGGAGTTGATCTTAAGATGGATAAAGTGGAAGCTCTTAAAGATAAGATTACCCACGCAATTTGTTTGGATTCTACAGATATTAATGCGGTCTCACACCTACCTTTAAAAGATACAGATATTGTTATTGTTGCTATTGGTGAAGATAAAGGAGCTCTTATTATGACTACCGCACTAATGAAGCAGCTAAAGGTGAAACGATTAATTAGCCGAGCTGTCACTCCTTTACAACAAATGGTATTACAGGCAATGGGAGTAGATGAAATTATACATCCTGAAGAAGAAACTGCAGAGCGTTGGGCCAAGAAATTAAATCTTCATGGAGTGGTAGATTCTTTTGAACTTACAGGACATTTTAGTATCGTAGAGATTAAGGTTCCTAAAAGATATGAAGGTAAAACACTTCAGGAAATTGGCCTTAGAAGAGCATATAATATCATAGTTCTTACTACCATTAGAATGATACCTAATGAAAATATGCTAGGTGTTACTACACAGGAATCTGAAGTACAAGGTGTAGCATCTTCAGAAACCGTGTTACATCCGGATGATATTATGGTGCTATACGGGAAAAATTCTGATATTAAAAAACTATTGTTAGAAAACAAAGCTGATAACTAA